Proteins from a single region of Deltaproteobacteria bacterium:
- a CDS encoding HlyC/CorC family transporter, with protein sequence MWLNLFYLIAGLAGFVGEAFFAVAENALVASDKLLLLDQKEKGPGILPLLQMLSHPQRISQTLLVGSVFSVGVGTTFSFLLLFRLSGGTPGLLLLPVFAFLLILIIVFAEVLPRAIFSDCPEETALRIARPLAVCMSSLRVVIDPALRFFETVRTISGLKGKEETPFVEDEDLEWIRRFVRGSETLRREEVRIIRKIIDFSEIRVRDVCVPLEQVIAVEERENISRAIRKIRESGFTRLPVYRKEEHEIVGILHALDLFSQRGLDTPVDACCRQPFFVSEETLIRDLFRDLQRLGIVMAVVRNHTGRAVGIVTMEDLLEEIFGEIEDEFDLKDQFFRKIGRGEYLVDTRVDLDALQEALQLPIPRNGYRTLNGYILHYLRRVPQEGERFTIGDLMFKVELADQRRIYKLFVRKLEFPR encoded by the coding sequence ATGTGGCTGAATCTTTTCTATCTGATTGCCGGACTGGCCGGATTCGTCGGGGAGGCCTTTTTCGCCGTTGCCGAGAATGCCCTGGTGGCTTCCGATAAACTGCTTCTTCTCGATCAGAAGGAGAAAGGGCCGGGGATCCTGCCGCTGTTGCAGATGCTTTCCCATCCACAGCGGATCTCCCAGACCCTGCTCGTCGGATCGGTCTTCTCCGTGGGGGTTGGTACAACCTTTTCTTTTCTGCTCCTTTTCCGTCTCAGCGGCGGTACGCCCGGTTTGCTTCTTCTTCCGGTTTTTGCCTTTCTCCTGATCCTGATCATCGTTTTTGCGGAAGTCCTTCCCCGTGCGATTTTTTCGGATTGTCCCGAGGAAACGGCCCTTCGTATCGCCCGGCCCCTTGCGGTCTGCATGTCGTCTCTGCGTGTTGTGATCGACCCGGCCCTACGCTTTTTCGAGACCGTACGCACGATTTCCGGGTTGAAAGGGAAAGAGGAAACCCCCTTTGTTGAAGACGAGGACCTGGAGTGGATCCGCCGGTTTGTCCGGGGGAGTGAAACCCTGCGCAGAGAGGAGGTCCGGATCATCCGGAAAATCATCGATTTCAGCGAGATCCGTGTCCGCGATGTTTGTGTCCCCCTCGAACAGGTGATCGCGGTCGAGGAGAGGGAGAATATTTCCCGGGCCATTCGGAAAATTCGGGAAAGCGGATTCACGCGCCTTCCCGTCTATCGGAAGGAAGAACATGAAATTGTGGGCATACTTCATGCCCTCGATCTCTTCAGCCAGCGGGGACTCGATACTCCGGTGGACGCGTGCTGCCGTCAACCCTTCTTTGTTTCGGAGGAGACCTTGATTCGTGATCTCTTCCGGGACCTCCAGCGATTGGGGATCGTCATGGCCGTGGTCCGGAATCATACAGGCAGGGCGGTCGGCATTGTCACCATGGAAGATCTGCTGGAGGAGATCTTTGGAGAGATTGAGGATGAATTTGACCTGAAGGATCAGTTTTTCCGGAAGATCGGCCGCGGGGAGTATCTTGTGGATACCCGGGTTGACCTTGATGCTTTGCAGGAGGCTCTTCAGTTGCCGATTCCCCGAAACGGCTATCGGACCTTGAACGGGTATATCCTTCACTATCTTCGGCGGGTCCCCCAGGAGGGGGAACGGTTCACCATCGGGGACCTGATGTTTAAGGTCGAGCTGGCCGATCAACGGAGAATTTATAAACTCTTTGTACGAAAACTGGAATTTCCCCGATAG
- a CDS encoding AtpZ/AtpI family protein, with the protein MKKEDKAFYRKLYSVSTAGIYMVVATMIGYFIGNKLDRWFDTYPWLTLFFLFCGIAAGFKNLIEIAIKENKEE; encoded by the coding sequence ATGAAAAAAGAAGACAAGGCCTTCTACAGGAAGCTCTATTCGGTCAGTACGGCCGGCATCTACATGGTTGTCGCGACGATGATCGGCTATTTTATAGGGAACAAACTGGACCGGTGGTTTGACACTTATCCCTGGCTGACCCTGTTCTTTCTCTTTTGCGGAATTGCGGCCGGGTTCAAGAACCTGATCGAAATCGCCATCAAGGAAAATAAAGAGGAATAG
- the atpB gene encoding F0F1 ATP synthase subunit A yields MHEPPMFLSFLGHEYLPLGYAVVSVLLLLLLAKIATSNLALVPSGLQNFFESVLEMVLNFMAEIMGEKNARRFLPMIGTFALFVFVSNVMDVFPGMGSATSNLNITVACALIVFFSVHIFGIKEHGFKYLKHFMGPVPWLAPLMFPIEIIGHLARPLSHSLRLFGNIFGEDVLLAILAGLVPFLVPVPILGLMIFTSTVQTFVFVLLAILYIQGAVEHGEH; encoded by the coding sequence ATGCACGAACCACCGATGTTTTTGAGCTTTCTGGGACATGAATATCTGCCGTTGGGATATGCGGTTGTTTCCGTTCTGCTCCTGCTCCTTTTAGCGAAGATCGCCACCTCCAATCTGGCCCTGGTCCCCTCGGGCCTGCAGAATTTTTTTGAATCGGTCCTGGAGATGGTCCTGAATTTCATGGCCGAGATCATGGGAGAAAAAAATGCCCGCCGGTTTTTGCCGATGATCGGGACCTTTGCGCTCTTTGTTTTTGTTTCAAACGTGATGGACGTGTTCCCCGGCATGGGGTCGGCAACCTCCAACCTCAACATCACCGTCGCCTGTGCCCTGATCGTCTTCTTTTCCGTCCATATCTTCGGGATCAAGGAGCACGGGTTCAAATACCTGAAACATTTCATGGGACCGGTCCCCTGGCTGGCCCCTCTCATGTTTCCCATTGAAATCATCGGGCATCTGGCAAGGCCGCTCTCGCACAGTCTGCGGCTTTTCGGGAATATCTTCGGGGAAGATGTCCTGTTGGCGATTCTCGCAGGCCTGGTGCCGTTTCTGGTTCCCGTCCCGATCCTCGGCCTGATGATCTTTACCAGCACGGTGCAGACCTTTGTCTTCGTCCTTCTGGCGATTCTCTATATACAGGGGGCCGTTGAGCATGGAGAACATTAG
- a CDS encoding ATP synthase F0 subunit C has product MRRMITSLFVFAVMLLSAMPAMAAEGANGGGSNGIIAIATALAVAIAAFGGGIGQGNAVNGAMQGIARNPGASGKIMTNMIIGLAMIESLVIYGLVIAFMLLGKMG; this is encoded by the coding sequence ATGCGTCGTATGATAACTTCTTTGTTTGTTTTTGCCGTGATGCTGCTTTCCGCCATGCCGGCCATGGCGGCGGAAGGAGCGAACGGCGGCGGTTCCAATGGGATCATCGCCATCGCCACGGCACTGGCCGTCGCCATTGCCGCCTTCGGCGGCGGGATCGGTCAGGGGAATGCCGTCAACGGGGCCATGCAGGGGATTGCCCGGAACCCCGGGGCATCCGGAAAGATCATGACCAACATGATCATCGGTCTTGCCATGATCGAGTCTCTGGTCATCTATGGTCTGGTCATTGCTTTCATGCTCCTCGGCAAAATGGGTTGA
- a CDS encoding universal stress protein: MSNVRKILVAVDFSEDSKKTLRYAFDFFKGGGVEMHVVHVIYDPLPEGSYIPHRSVDEMEKSVVDLTMEELKKFISRKILNSGENIEPVVLRGTPYAELIGYAKKYGAELIVIGSQGMSRLEKMLLGNVTDKVVRKSPIPVMVYKG, encoded by the coding sequence ATGTCCAACGTTCGTAAAATTCTTGTTGCCGTTGATTTCAGTGAGGATTCGAAAAAGACCCTCCGATATGCCTTTGATTTTTTTAAAGGGGGGGGCGTTGAGATGCATGTCGTCCATGTCATCTACGACCCGCTGCCTGAAGGTTCCTACATTCCCCATCGCTCCGTCGACGAAATGGAAAAGTCCGTTGTCGATTTGACCATGGAGGAACTGAAGAAGTTTATCTCCCGGAAAATCCTGAACAGTGGTGAAAACATAGAGCCGGTCGTTCTGCGTGGTACCCCCTATGCCGAACTGATCGGTTATGCCAAGAAATATGGTGCCGAGCTGATCGTTATCGGAAGTCAGGGAATGAGCCGTCTGGAGAAGATGCTCCTCGGGAACGTGACCGACAAGGTCGTCCGCAAATCCCCCATCCCCGTCATGGTCTATAAAGGATAG